Proteins from one Mercurialis annua linkage group LG7, ddMerAnnu1.2, whole genome shotgun sequence genomic window:
- the LOC126654737 gene encoding B3 domain-containing protein REM9-like isoform X2, which translates to MKNSRNLHQNQDEKITFFKILIRDFTNEMMVPCAFVTKYWKTMPRTLTLKSHNIGKFYTVAVIRNHDGSFLKHGWPKFVEENDLKLGDFLVFNLVDVLTFEVLIYGPTCLLKNINLSNENDEDDGHVDQTKNLSNGSVYDGDDDEEEDQQKNGASKMDCAANSIVKNRGRPKKSQVSATQIAEKNPNLFKERTEFVLKYYQKYNLDPAGRLWPVAVKILSGHQVQLSSGWSDFYQANGLATGDTVVLFSKQGFGELILVEVRKGRGEVTSTKPGVKLSALAEFETGN; encoded by the exons ATGAAGAACAGTAGGAACCTACATCAAAACCAAGATGAAAAGATtacttttttcaaaattttgatccGTGACTTCACCAATGAAATG ATGGTACCTTGTGCATTTGTAACCAAGTACTGGAAAACCATGCCTCGTACACTCACCTTGAAATCTCACAACATTGGCAAGTTTTACACAGTAGCAGTCATCAGAAACCATGATGGTTCATTTCTCAAGCATGGTTGGCCAAAATTTGTGGAAGAAAATGATTTAAAACTGGGAGATTTCTTGGTTTTTAACCTTGTTGATGTGTTAACTTTTGAAGTTTTGATTTATGGCCCAACTTGTCTGTTGAAgaatattaatttaagtaatgAGAATGATGAAGATGATGGTCATGTGGATCAGACTAAGAACTTAAGTAACGGTTCTGTTTatgatggtgatgatgatgaagaGGAGGATCAACAGAAGAATGGTGCCTCAAAAATGGACTGTGCTGCTAATTCCATAGTCAAGAATCGCGGTCGTCCGAAGAAATCTCAAGTTTCTGCTACTCAAATTG CTGAGAAGAACCCGAATCTTTTCAAGGAGAGAACTGAATTTGTTCTGAAATACTATCAGAAATACAATTTG GATCCTGCCGGAAGGTTATGGCCAGTTGCAGTCAAGATATTGAGTGGTCACCAGGTTCAATTAAGCTCTGGCTGGTCTGATTTTTACCAAGCTAATGGACTGGCTACAGGGGACACTGTGGTTCTCTTCTCCAAGCAAGGGTTTGGTGAACTCATTCTCGTCGAGGTTCGTAAAGGAAGAGGCGAAGTTACGAGCACCAAACCGGGCGTTAAACTGAGTGCATTGGCAGAGTTTGAAACTGGCAATTAA
- the LOC126654737 gene encoding putative B3 domain-containing protein Os03g0621600 isoform X1 — protein sequence MKNSRNLHQNQDEKITFFKILIRDFTNEMMVPCAFVTKYWKTMPRTLTLKSHNIGKFYTVAVIRNHDGSFLKHGWPKFVEENDLKLGDFLVFNLVDVLTFEVLIYGPTCLLKNINLSNENDEDDGHVDQTKNLSNGSVYDGDDDEEEDQQKNGASKMDCAANSIVKNRGRPKKSQVSATQIAEKNPNLFKERTEFVLKYYQKYNLTLLKGFAKSSGLTNLARTVLQDPAGRLWPVAVKILSGHQVQLSSGWSDFYQANGLATGDTVVLFSKQGFGELILVEVRKGRGEVTSTKPGVKLSALAEFETGN from the exons ATGAAGAACAGTAGGAACCTACATCAAAACCAAGATGAAAAGATtacttttttcaaaattttgatccGTGACTTCACCAATGAAATG ATGGTACCTTGTGCATTTGTAACCAAGTACTGGAAAACCATGCCTCGTACACTCACCTTGAAATCTCACAACATTGGCAAGTTTTACACAGTAGCAGTCATCAGAAACCATGATGGTTCATTTCTCAAGCATGGTTGGCCAAAATTTGTGGAAGAAAATGATTTAAAACTGGGAGATTTCTTGGTTTTTAACCTTGTTGATGTGTTAACTTTTGAAGTTTTGATTTATGGCCCAACTTGTCTGTTGAAgaatattaatttaagtaatgAGAATGATGAAGATGATGGTCATGTGGATCAGACTAAGAACTTAAGTAACGGTTCTGTTTatgatggtgatgatgatgaagaGGAGGATCAACAGAAGAATGGTGCCTCAAAAATGGACTGTGCTGCTAATTCCATAGTCAAGAATCGCGGTCGTCCGAAGAAATCTCAAGTTTCTGCTACTCAAATTG CTGAGAAGAACCCGAATCTTTTCAAGGAGAGAACTGAATTTGTTCTGAAATACTATCAGAAATACAATTTG ACTCTACTCAAAGGCTTTGCTAAAAGCAGTGGCCTCACAAACTTGGCACGAACTGTTCTTCAGGATCCTGCCGGAAGGTTATGGCCAGTTGCAGTCAAGATATTGAGTGGTCACCAGGTTCAATTAAGCTCTGGCTGGTCTGATTTTTACCAAGCTAATGGACTGGCTACAGGGGACACTGTGGTTCTCTTCTCCAAGCAAGGGTTTGGTGAACTCATTCTCGTCGAGGTTCGTAAAGGAAGAGGCGAAGTTACGAGCACCAAACCGGGCGTTAAACTGAGTGCATTGGCAGAGTTTGAAACTGGCAATTAA